In Myxococcus virescens, a single genomic region encodes these proteins:
- a CDS encoding IS3 family transposase (programmed frameshift): MPKTRPPYDSEFRQRIVELHRSGRSLKSLASEFGCTEQSIRNWSKHSGGTPSSAPKPGLGADEKAELEKLRREVRTLREERDIPKKSCGLVRSGGRGDAQAAYRLVRANQAVHAVSTLCRVLGVSESGYHAWLTRLPSKRAVADAQLVERIRAIHARSRQTYGAPRIHAELAAEGVCIGRKRVARLMRAANLQGVSQRTACTTTIRDERVRPAPDLVDRRFEAPGPDQVWVADITYVPTWGGFLYLAVVMDVWSRKIVGWAMATHLRTELVLQALEMALRQRRPTGVIHHSDQGTQYTSVAFGLRCREAGVRPSMGSVGDAYDNAMCESFFATLECELLGRRSLRSQAEARMALFEFIEGWYNPHRRHSALDYESPANYEKKYRAAA; the protein is encoded by the exons ATGCCGAAGACACGTCCCCCGTACGACTCGGAGTTCCGGCAACGCATTGTTGAGCTGCACCGGTCCGGCCGGTCGTTGAAGAGCCTGGCATCCGAGTTCGGATGTACCGAGCAGAGCATCCGCAACTGGAGCAAGCATTCAGGAGGTACTCCCAGCAGTGCCCCCAAGCCCGGCCTCGGCGCGGACGAGAAGGCTGAGTTGGAGAAGCTGAGACGCGAGGTACGCACGCTGCGGGAGGAGCGCGATATCC CTAAAAAAAGCTGCGGCCTGGTTCGCTCAGGAGGCCGCGGCGACGCCCAAGCGGCGTACCGACTCGTGAGGGCGAATCAGGCCGTCCACGCCGTTTCCACTCTCTGCCGGGTGCTGGGCGTCTCCGAGAGCGGCTATCATGCCTGGCTTACGCGGCTGCCCTCCAAGCGCGCCGTGGCCGACGCCCAGCTGGTTGAGCGCATCCGCGCCATTCACGCCAGGAGCCGACAGACGTACGGGGCCCCCCGCATCCATGCGGAGCTGGCCGCCGAAGGCGTCTGCATCGGCCGCAAACGCGTCGCGCGCCTGATGCGTGCAGCCAACCTACAGGGGGTGAGCCAACGCACAGCATGCACCACGACGATACGGGACGAGCGGGTGCGTCCGGCTCCGGACCTGGTCGACCGCCGATTCGAGGCGCCCGGGCCAGACCAAGTCTGGGTCGCCGATATTACGTACGTGCCCACCTGGGGTGGATTCCTCTACCTGGCCGTGGTGATGGATGTCTGGAGCCGCAAAATCGTCGGCTGGGCCATGGCTACTCACCTGCGAACTGAGCTTGTCCTGCAAGCGCTCGAGATGGCCTTGCGGCAAAGGCGCCCCACTGGCGTCATCCACCACTCGGACCAGGGCACCCAATACACCTCGGTAGCCTTCGGACTGCGCTGCCGGGAAGCCGGCGTGCGTCCCTCCATGGGCAGCGTGGGGGATGCCTACGATAACGCCATGTGCGAGAGCTTCTTCGCCACGCTCGAATGCGAGCTGCTAGGCCGTCGTAGTCTTCGCTCGCAGGCAGAGGCGCGGATGGCCCTCTTCGAATTCATCGAGGGTTGGTACAATCCACACCGGCGGCACTCCGCGCTCGACTACGAATCGCCCGCCAACTACGAAAAGAAGTACCGGGCTGCCGCCTGA